DNA sequence from the Tissierella sp. genome:
CAGATACTTTTAAAGATTTGACAATCGCCATTGGGTCTAATCTAATGGGCAATGGTGGAGAAGAGTTAGGCAAGATTTTGATGAAGAGTTTTATTTATACCGTAAAAGAAACTACTCCTTGGCCTGCTACAATGGTATTTTTCAATTCTGGAGTATATTTAACTTGTGAAGGCTCTGAAGTTTTAGATGATTTAAAGGCAATGGCAGATGAAGGTGTTGAAATAATATCATGTGGTACATGTTTAGATTATTATAATATAAAAGATACTCTTAAAGTAGGGGAAATAGGTAATATGTACACTATTTATGAAAAGATGAGAAATGCAAACAATACATTAAATATTTAATAGGAGATGCCATGAGAAAAGAGACATACGGAGTAGCTACATTTAAATCTACCCATCATACAATACAATCTGAAGGGGTATTTAAATCAAAAGAAATAGCAATAAAGACTATACCTACACCTAGAGAAATTACAGTTAGTTGTGGTTTAGCTATAATTTTTGCACTAGATGATTTTCCTAAGGTAGAAGAAATGATATATAATAATGAAATAACTATAGATGGTATATATAAATATACTAAGGATGGAGCTAATAGTAAGGCTGAGAAGTTAATATAGGGTAGAGGTTGATAATATGGATATGATTAGGTATATGTCAAATAACTTAAAACATCTTGCAGATAATTATTTGAGGACGCCAGATGGTGATATGAATTTCTTAGGAAAGACATTAAAGATATTGATAATTATTATAATTATAAAATTAATAATTTCTTTAACTAATAAACTTATAGATAGAACTCTAAAGAATAAAAAAGGAAAAAATATTTTTATTAACAATAAAAGAGCTAATACTATTGGTGAAGTATTGAAGAAGATAGTCAAATATATATTATATTTTATAGGTATAATGATAGTTTTAGATATGTTTAATGTCAATACTACATCCATATTAGCTACAGCAGGAATTGGTGGATTGGCCATAGGTTTTGGAGCTCAATCCTTAGTTAAAGATATTATTACAGGGTTTTTTATTTTAATTGAAGATCAATATGCTGTAGGAGATTATATTAAGATAGAATCATTAGAGGGTGTTGTTGAAGAATTAGGGTTAAGGGTTACTAAGTTGAGGGACTTCTCAGGGGACTTACATATAATTCCCAATGGAACAGTTCAAGTTGTAACCAACAAGAGCAGAGGGGCAATGAGAGCCTTAGTAAAGGTATTTGTTGCATATGAGGAAGATATTGAAAGGGTAAGCAAAATATTAGAGGTCATATGTGAAGATATTAAATCTAAAAATGATTCCATATTAGATGGACCTAGTATACTAGGTATTACCGACTTAGGAGAATCTAATATATCCATTACTATAGTAGCAAAAACCAAACCAATGGAGCAATGGTCTGTAGAAAGAGAAATTAGGAGAATGGTGAAAGAAGCTTTCCGTAAGGAAAATATAAAGACACCGTATCCAGGAAGAGTGATATTTGGGGGTAAAGAAGAATGATATTAAAATATGAAGTGGGAGATATAATAACTTTAAAGAAGGGACATCCTTGTGGTGAAAATAAATGGGAAATATTAAGAACTGGTGTGGACATAAAGCTTAGATGTCTAGGTTGTGATAGACAAATTTGGATACCTAGAATAGATTTTGAGAAAAGAGTAAGAAAGATTTTAGTAGATGAGAAATGGATAAGTATAATTCATCACAAAGAAAAGGACAGTAAAGAGGAATAAAAAAGGGATTGGGTTGCAAAAAGTCATATCTGAATTGACAAATACTATAAAATGTGGTTTTATAGTATTATATATATATTAATATAGATATTTTATTTATAATTAGGAGGACAGAAATGGGAGACGAATCTGGGGCCCCGATAACAGGACAATTGCTTTTAATACTTTTTTTAACATTATTAAATGCTTTTTTTGCTGCATCGGAAATGGCTATGGTATCAGTTGATAAGAAGAAGTTATTAGTACAGGCAGATGAAGGTAATAAGAAGGCAAAGCTTTTAATAGATTTACTAAAAGAGCCTTCAAGATTTTTATCTACAATTCAAGTTGGAATTACATTTGCAGGATTTTTCTCATCTGCATCAGCAGCAGTAGGTATTTCAGATGATTTTGGAATGTTATTAGGAAGATTTGGAGTTCCTTTTGCTAAAGATGTAGCGTTTATTTCAGTAACACTTATATTATCTTATATCACTCTTGTGTTTGGAGAGCTTGTACCAAAGAGAGTTGCTCTTCAAAATGCAGAAAAGTTTTCTATGTTTGCTATCAAAACCGTAAGTATAGTATCTAAGATGATGAGTCCTTTTATCACCTTCTTATCTTATTCTACAAATATGATTATGCGTATTTTGGGAATTACTACTGATGGTGTTGAAGAAAAGATTACTTTAGAAGAGATACGTTCAATGGTGGAAGTAGGTCAAGAGCAAGGCGTAATTAACCCAAGTGAACGAGAGATGATAGATAATGTAATAGGATTTGATGATAAATTAGCTGAAGAGATTATGACTGCAAGAACTGAAGTATTTATGATTGACCTAGAGGATCCAATTGAGGAATATATTAGTGAAATGCTACAGTTAAAGTATTCTAGAATTCCTGTATATGAAGGAGATGTAGATGATATTGTAGGTATACTTTATATTAAAGATTTTCTACTTGAGGCATATAAGGTTGGATTTGAAAATTTGGATATAAGAAAAATTCTTAGACCAGCTTATTTTATACCTGAGAGAAAAAATATCAACGATTTATTTATGGATCTTCAAAACAGCAAGAAACATATGGCTGTTCTTATTGATGAATACGGTGGATTCTCCGGTATTGTTACCATGGAAGATCTAATTGAAGAAATAGTAGGGGATATTGACGATGAATACGATCATGATGAACCCGATATTAGAAAGATAGATGATTATAATTATTACGCCAAGGGTGTAATTTCCATAAAAGAGTTAAATAGTAATCTTGGTACAGATTTAGATGAGGATTCGGAAGACTTTGATACTTTGGGTGGTTTTCTAATAGATATTATGGGATATATACCTGAAGATGGTGAAAAAGAAGTAGTTGAATATGAAGATATTGAATTTCACATAGAAGAAATTAATGAAAAAAGAATTCAAGTAGTACACATTATACTTAGGGAAGAAGAAGTACCTCCAGAATTAGAGGAGAATTTAGAAAATAAATAAGATTTAAAAACACCAGATACTGCATTTGCCTTGGGTATCTGGTTTCTTAATTGAATTTATAAAATATTAAGGAAGTAAAATTTATTTTCTAAATATTCCCAATAGAGCAACTTTACATATTTAACCTGAAATTGTATTAAATCATTAGACAATTATATATTTTAATAGTAAACTATAGATAAAGAAGTAAGATAGTTAACTCAAATTTAATGGAGGTGCTTTTTGATGGCATTAAAGTATGCAGATCGTATGAATAATATTAAAGCTTCAGAAATTAGAGAGCTACTTAAATTGACACAAAAACCAGAAATTATATCCTTTGCAGGGGGATTACCAGCTCCAGAATCATTCCCAGTTGAAGAATTTATTAAGGTCACAAAAGAAGTTTTAGAAAAATCTGGGACAAAGGCATTGCAATATGCTTCTACTGAGGGAGATCCAGATCTAAGGAAGGCTATAACAAAAAGAATGGCCAAGGTAGAAGTAAATGTAAACCCTGAAGATATCTTAGTAACAAGCGGCTCCCAACAGGGTCTTGATTTTGCAGCTAAGATATTTATAAATCCTGGTGATATTATAATCTGTGAAAGCCCTACATATCTAGGGGCTATCAATGCATTTAAGGCTTATGAACCAAAGTTTATAGAAGTATCCACTGACAAAGATGGCATGGATATGGATGAATTAGAAGAAGCATTAAAGAACAATAATAATGTAAAATTTATTTATGTTATTCCAGATTTCCAAAATCCATCAGGAAAAACTTGGTCAGTAGAAAGAAGAGTTAGATTAATAGAATTAGCTAATAAATATGATATTGCTATTATTGAAGATAATCCATATGGTGAATTAAGATTTGAAGGTAAAATTTTACCTGCTGTAAAGCATTTTGATACTGAGGGAAGAGTAGCTTTCTTAGGTACTTTCTCCAAGATACTTTGTCCTGGTCTAAGACTTGGATGGATAGCAGCAAGCCCAGAGATGCTAAATAAATTTATTATGGTTAAACAAGGCGCAGACCTTCAATCAAGCACTATTTCACAAATGGAAGCTGCAAAGTTCTTCGAATTATATGACATTGAGGCTCATATCCAAAAGATAATTGATCTTTATAGAGTGAGAAGAGACTTGATGATGAAAACAATAGAAGAAGAATTTCCAAAGGAAGCAACTGCAACATATCCTGAAGGTGGATTATTTACATGGGTAGTATTACCTGAATATATGAATGCTAGAGAATTAGCACTAAAAGCTTTAGAACAAAATGTAGCATATGTGCCTGGAGGATCATTCTTCCCTAATGGAGGAAATGAAAATACATTTAGATTAAACTATTCAAACATGGACGAAGAAAGAATAGTTGAAGGTATTAAGAGACTTGGGAAAGTATTGAAAGATGCATTAAGATAAGAATAACCCCCTCAACTGAGGGGGTTATTTTGGTAATCTTACTTCTATACTTGTACCTTCACCTTCAATACTTGAAAGGCTCAAATCTCCATAATGGTATTCTACAGTATGTTTCACTATAGATAGACCAAGACCCGTACCATTTACCTTCTTTGAGCGAGATTTGTCTACTCTATAAAACCTTTCAAAGACTCTGTCTTGTTGGTCTATAGGTATACCTATACCAGTATCTACTACCTTAATAATACCAAACTTACTGTCTTGTGAAATTTGGACAGATACACTGCCACCTAGTTTATTATATTTTATGGCATTATCAACTAAAATGAAGACTAGGTCTTCTATCATCCTTTGATTTCCTTTTATTGTAGTAATTTCCCCAGTGAAGCTTAAGGAAATATTATTTTGCTTTGTGCTAGGCTGTAAATTTGTGCAAATAAACTCAACTATGGAAAATAGGTCTATATAAGTGAGTTCTCTTTTGACCGATGGCTCATCTAGACGAGATAATTTAATTATGGAATCTATGATTTCCAAAAGTCTATTCCCTTCCTTGCGAATAATAGCTGCGGACTTTATAACATCTGGACCTTTAGTCATCCCAGTTTCTATCATCTCAGCAAAACCATTGATGGAAGTTAGGGGGGTTTTTAATTCATGGGACACATTTGCAGTAAATTCTCTTCTTATTTTTTCAGTTTCTTTCAATTTTCCTATATAGCTTTCTATCTCTTTTTTCTGATTACGAATAGTCTCTAAAAAAGGCTCAAGTTCATCATATATTTTAGTTTCTTTTATTTCTTCTTCAGTTAATATGCTTTCTATATTGTGGATTGCTATTTTTATAGGCTCTATAATCTTTGCTGTAAGTACAGATGAAAAAAGGGATAATGATATTAAAATAAAGACTATAAGTCCTGTAATAATAGGTAAAATACTCATAAAAACAACCTTAATACTTTCAGTAGGGTTATAATAATCATAGAACAAAATTACCAGTAGAACAGATGTTATAATGGCAGTTACAGTTGCTATGATTACAAGACTTAAAAATATTTTCTTTTCCAAGATTTAGCCCCCTATCTTATATCCTACATTTCGAATAGTTTGAATAATCCTACCAGCATCACCAAGTTTCATTCTAAGGGTTCTTATATGAACATCAACAGTTCTGCTTTCTCCTTCAAAATCAGTTCCCCAAACGGCATTCATTAAACTATCACGGGATAAAACAATGTTTAGATTTTTAAGAAGATAGTGGAGGAGCTCAAATTCTTTGAAGGTTAAATTTACTTCCACATTATTTACTAAGACGATATGCTTTTCTACATCTATGCAGAGTTCTTCCACACAGATCTGATTCTCTATTTTTTCTGATTTTACACTACGACGAAGTACTGCCTTGACTCGAGATACTAACTCCATAACTCCAAAGGGCTTAGATATATAATCATCAGCTCCCATATCAAGACCCTTAATTTTATCGAATTCACTATTTTTTGCAGTTAACATGATAACAGGAATATCTTTAGTGTTACTAGTTTCTCTAATATTCTTAAGTACTTTATATCCATCATCACCAGGTAACATTATATCTAACAATATCATGTCAGGTAGCCTAGTTTGAATTTCATTATATAAGCCTTCTGCAGATTCAAAGCCCTTAGAGTCGAATCCATTGTTTTTTAAAGCATAAACAACTAATTCTCTAATACTTTCATCATCCTCAACACAATAAATTACATTCATAAAATCCCCCCCTAAATAGATAAATAAGATATTATTAACCTAATTATATCACTACAATGATTGTATTGAATAAAAAAACCAAAGGAGTTTCTCTTAAATAGAAAATATCTTTGGTTTAGTCTTAAATCTTTAGTTACTTATTGCTCTTGAGAATCATAATGATCCCCTGTAATAGAGTAATAAACCCACTCTGCTATATTTTGAGCATGGTCGCCTATTCTTTCAAAATACTTAGCTATCATCAACAAATCTACAGATTGCTCTCCATATTCAACACTTTCTCTAATAAGACCAATTAATTCATTTTTAACTACATTGAATAATTCATCTACCACATCATCATATTTAATAACAAACTCTACCAGTTCCAAGTCCCTTTTTACATAGGCATCTACACTATCTTTTACCATTTTTATAGTAGCTTCTGCCATTTGAGGTATATGGACAAGTTCCTTAATATATTTTTGACCAGCAAGTCTAATGGTTATTTCTGAAATATCAGAGGCCTGGTCTCCTATTCTTTCCATGTCTGTAATCATCTTTAGGGCTGAAGATATTAGCCTTAGATCAGATGCCACAGGTTGCTGTTGTAAAAGGAGTTTTAGACATCTTCTTTCTATACTTTTCTCGATATCATTTACCTCTTTATCACCTTCTACAACTCTCCTTGCAAGGTCAACATTTTGGTGAATCAATGCAGTTACTGCAGACTCAATAGAGCTTTCAATAATATTACCCATCTCAATAAGTTCCTCATTTAATAAATCCAATTCCTTATCAAACCTATTTCTCATATATATCATTCCTTTATAAAAATTTTAACCAAATCTTCCTGTGATATAATCTTCTGTACGCTGATCTCTTGGTTTAGAAAATATATCGTCAGTATTTCCATATTCTATAATTTCTCCTGTTAAAAAGAATGCGGTTTTATCTGATACTCTTGTGGCTTGTTGCATATTATGAGTTACCATGACTATGGTATAATCCTTTTTCAATTCCACAACTAAGTCTTCAATCTTTGAAGTTGAAATAGGATCTAAGGCGCTGGTTGGTTCATCTAAGAGTATTACTTCTGGGTTCACAGCCAAGGCTCTAGCAATACAAATTCTTTGCTGTTGACCTCCAGATAATGCGAGAGCATTTTTCTTTAGTCTATCCTTAACTTCGTCCCATATAGCACCACCACGAAGACTTTTCTCCACGATTTCATCTAGTTTATCTTTGGATTTTATACCATGAGTACGAGGTCCAAAGGCAATATTATCATAGATGCTCATAGGGAATGGATTTGGCTTTTGAAAGACCATACCTACACGCTTTCTTAAAAGATTTACATCAATATTATTACCATTGTTTTTATTATATATATCTTTTCCATCTAAGAGTACTTTTCCAGTTATTTTACAACCCTCAACTAAATCATTCATACGATTTAGTGTCTTTAAGAATGTTGATTTACCACAGCCTGAGGGTCCAATAAAAGCAGTGATCACATTTTCTTCTATATTTATATTTATATTTTTAAGGGCTTGAAAGCTTCCATAATATAAATCTAAGTTTTCTACTATAAATTTAGCCATTTAAATCTCCCTTCGACAATTTATTAGCTACCATAGACGATAATCCATTAATTCCTATAACAACTATTAAAAGTATTACTGCAGTTGCATATGCTTGGTTAGTATATAACCCTTCACTGGAAAGGGAATACATGTGAATCGCCAATGTTCTACCTGATGAAAATAAGTTCTTTGGTATTTGTGGAACTGTACCTGCTGTATATATAAGTGCTGCAGTTTCTCCTACAATTCTGCCTATTGCAAGAATAATCCCAGCAAATATTCCAGGCATTGCTGTAGGGAATACTATTTTAAATATTGTCCTAAGTTTTCCAGCGCCTAGAGCAAAACTGGCTTCACGAAGCGAATCTGGCACTGACATTAGGGCTTCCTCAGTTGCCCGCATTATAAGGGGAAGAATCATAATGGAAAGAGTAAAAGCTCCAGCAATTATTGAAAAACTCCAACCTAATGCAGTTACGAAAAACAGAAGTCCAAACAATCCATATACTATAGAAGGAATCCCAGAAAGAGTTTCAGCTGTGATTCTAATTATCTCAACCAATTTATTACCACTCTTTGCATATTCAACAAGATAAAAACCTGTGAATATGCCTATAGGTGCAGAGATAAGTAAAGATAAAAATGTCATCATCAATGTGGTTATAATAGCTGGAAACAAAGAAACATTTTCTGTATTATATTCTAAAGCAAATAGAGAGGGTTTTATATAAGGAATTCCTCTAATTAGAATATACCCAATAATTATAAATAATATGGAAAAAGTTGCAATAGTTGCAAACAAAACAAGTCCTTTGATTAATATACTCAGGGTCTTCATTATATCACTTTCCTTTTTAATACTGAAAATAGTAAATTAATTAGTAGTATAAATACGAATAGTACAACACCAGTGGCAATCAATGCTTCTCTATGCAAATCTGCTGCATAGCCCATTTCAATTACAATATTGGCAGTTAGAGTACGAATGCCCTTTAATATACCATTTGGCATACGAGCTTGATTTCCCGCTACCATGACTACCGCCATGGTTTCACCTATGGCTCTACCAATACCAAGGACTACAGAAGATAGGATGCCTGATTTTGCTGCTGGTATCATTGCAAAGACCACTGAATACTCATGGGTTGCACCTAGAGCTACGGCTCCTTCATAATAAGATTCAGGGACTGCTCTAATTGCAGCTTCAGAAAGCCCTATTATTGTTGGCAATATCATTATCCCAAGAAGTATTGATGCTGTTAATATACTATTACCAGTCCCACCAAATAATTTGCTTGTAACTGGTACTAATACAACAAGGCCAAAAAATCCATATATAATGGAAGGAATACCAGCCATTAAATTCACTGCAGGTTTTAAAAATTTATAAAGCCTCTTAGGGCAAAACCTTGAGAGGTAGATAGCTGTTAGAATCCCAATTGGTACACCCAGGACTATTGCCCCAGCTGTTACATAGATACTTCCTATAATCATAGGAAATATACCAAAGGAAGGTGGTATATTAGAAGGAGACCAGTCTTTGCCAAGTAAAAAATCAAATATTCCTATTTTCCCAATGGCAGGTATCCCATTTACAAACATAAAATAACATATTAATATTACTGATATTATAGAAGCACAAGCGGAGATAAAGAATATTATCTCCATTAGTCTCTCAAAGAATTTAGATTTCATTTTATCACCCTTTATTTTATGCCTTATTTTATGTCGCTCCATTTAATCATATCTCCAACAAATATGGATTTAACATTTTCTATAGTTAAGTCATTTATAGAATTCCCTATATGAGTAATTACTGCAATACCATCTAATGCTATAGCAATATCTTTAAGTTCAGTTTTTTCACTATCTTTCAAAGCTCTTGAAGCCATTCCTATATCTGCAGTTCCATCAATAGCAGCTTGCATACCTGCTGATGAGTCAGATTGTTGTACTTCTATTACAGCCTCTGTATTGATTGCAAGATAAGCTTCTCTAAGTTTTTCCATAACTGGTGTAACAGATGAAGAACCAGCTACTACAATTTTACCACTTGGTTTAGATCCACTATATGGTGATGCATTGTCATCTATTGCAATATAACTTTTTGCTACAACTTCTTGACCTTCTTTACTCATTATAAAATCCATAAAATCTTGTGCTACAGCGGATACTTCACCTTTTGTGGCTATATTAAAAGGTCTAGCTATTTTATAACTTCCATTTTTAATGTTTTCCGTTGTAGCTGCTATACCATCAATATTTAAAGCTTTTACTGTATCATTAAGTGAACCAGTTGATACATAACCTATTGCATATTCATTTCCAGCAACTGTTGTAAGGATCGTATCTGTTTTCATTTGAGTGATAGCTTCTTTTGTTGTTCTATCAGTTTTATTACCAGATGAATCCTTTTCTTCTATTCCAGTTAGTTCTACAAAAGCACCTCTTGTACCAGAACCTTCTTCTCTAGTAACTACTACAATATCTTTAGATGTATCAAAATCTTTTGTATCTACTTTATCCTCTTCCTTTGGAGCACATCCTACTAAAAGAGATGCTGCTAAAACAAGTGATAACACTAAAATAAATATTTTTTTCATGTTTAAATCCTCCCTTTAATCTTTAATTTCATATTTTCATACTTAGTATATCCAAGCAATGTTAAATCTATTGAGATGGTAATGTAAAATCTATGTAAAATATTTTAACAATTTTTTTATGTATATTGGGTTGTAAAAAAATAATAATTTGATGGATTTGCTAAAACTTTATATAATGTACATAAGTAACATAAAGGGCAAGAAATTTAATTTTGATTTCTATACCCATTTAAAAGTGTAATCTATCGTATTATATAATGAGGGGGTGTTTGGGTGACTAAACTTCTCAATATCTTTAATTGGAAAAAGACTTTAGAAGAACGGGTAAAAGACATACAAGAAGGTGACGAGGATGATAAAAACAATCTTATACAGGAGTATATTCCATTTATAAAAAAGGTACTTGTGAATCAATTAGGGTCATATATAGAAGTAGAAAATGATGACTATTTTAGCATTGGACTTATTGCATTTAATGAGGCAATAGAAAAGTATGATGAAGAAAGAGGTAATTTTTTAACTTTTGCTTCCGTGGTGATAAAAAGCCGATTAATAGATCAGCTTAGAAAAGAATCTAGAAGGTCAAAGGAAGTTTTTATGAGCCAACTTCAAAGAGAAGATGATGAGGACTATTACACAAATGATGTAATGGCGGTAGAAGGCTTTGAGGCAGGAATAGAGACTAAGCTAGATTTTGCATCTTTAGTACACAGTATGAAAGACTTTGGTGTTTCACTTGATGATTTAATCAATGAATCTCCCAAGCACCAAGATACTAGACAGACAGCTATTAAAATAGGAAAGCATGTCTTTGAAAATAGAAGGCTTTGTGATAGATTTCTAAACACAGGAAATCTTCCTACAAATGAGATAATACGAGACTTAAATGTGTCTAGAAAAGCAGTCCAAAGAAGTAGAAAATTCATTATAGCAATTATATTGATTTTGAATAGTAATCTGGACACATTAAAGGGTTATATTTCTAGCAATGAAGGGGGTAATTAGATGGTTTATCGAGGTAATATCGTAGAAGTTTGTAGTGATAGTATAGTTGTAATCACTGAAGAATGTACATTTAAAAGAATTAAAAAGAGTGTTGGCTTGGAAGAAGGTATGGAAGTATATTTTGAAGAGAGAGATATTATAAGAAAATCAAATACAAGTATTAAAAGTATTAAAAGTATTAAAAGTATTTCAAAGATAGCGGCTATAATTTTGCTAGTAATTACTTCCATTTATGGCATACAAGTTTGGGACATAAATTATAGGGCAGTTGCTATAGTATCAATTGATATAAATCCAAGTGTAGAAATAAAGGTTAATAAAAATCATCGTGTAATAAATGCAACGGCTCTTAATGAGGATGCTTTAAATCTACCGCTTAAAAAATTAAAGGGTCAGGTATTAGCTAATGCATTAGATGAACTTGTACAAACAGCAAAGACAGAAGGCTATATTAAGGAAAATGAAGAAAATTATATACTATTAGGTGTTGTAGGGCTAAGCAACAATGAAAAAGATACTGAAGCTTTAGAACACTTATTAGTGGAAGGAAAAGAAAAGATAGAAAATGTATCTAGTGAAGATGTTCAATATATTGAAGTTGTTACGGTAGAATCAAATAAAGAGACATTGAAAAAAGCAAGAAAAGAACATATTTCAGTAGGTAGGATGGAAGTCTATGAAAATAATAAAGATAATAATAAGGATGGGCAAAGTAGTAAAGAAGAAATAAAGGAGCTAAAGGAAGAAAAGGTAAAGGAACTTATAGAGAAGATTGGTAAAGAACATCCAGTATTTGAAGAGCATCCTGGAAATAACAATAATTCTGACAAGGATAAAAAGAAGGTTAAGGATGAAAAAATTAAAGAAGAAAAGGTAGAGAAAGAGGAGAAAGAAGAAAAAGAAGAAGGGATAGGACAGAACAAAGACAAGGATAATAATGGCAAGAAAGACAATAACAATAATAAAGATAAAAACAAAGACAAAGATATAAACAATGAAAAAGATAAAGACAAGGATAAAGATAGTAAAGATGATAAAGATAATAAAGACAGTAAGGACAAAGACAAAGATAGTAAAAATAATAAAGATGAAATAAAGAACAAAAAAAGTCATCCTGTATTTGAG
Encoded proteins:
- the yedF gene encoding sulfurtransferase-like selenium metabolism protein YedF, yielding MNKEVDARGLLCPKPVIMTKKELDNFPGGVLTTIVDNEVAKDNVSKLAASYGYSFIVDKSKENDYYIHITKDKLDNKAAAKEEVCIPDTFKDLTIAIGSNLMGNGGEELGKILMKSFIYTVKETTPWPATMVFFNSGVYLTCEGSEVLDDLKAMADEGVEIISCGTCLDYYNIKDTLKVGEIGNMYTIYEKMRNANNTLNI
- a CDS encoding DUF3343 domain-containing protein, with protein sequence MRKETYGVATFKSTHHTIQSEGVFKSKEIAIKTIPTPREITVSCGLAIIFALDDFPKVEEMIYNNEITIDGIYKYTKDGANSKAEKLI
- a CDS encoding mechanosensitive ion channel family protein, which encodes MSNNLKHLADNYLRTPDGDMNFLGKTLKILIIIIIIKLIISLTNKLIDRTLKNKKGKNIFINNKRANTIGEVLKKIVKYILYFIGIMIVLDMFNVNTTSILATAGIGGLAIGFGAQSLVKDIITGFFILIEDQYAVGDYIKIESLEGVVEELGLRVTKLRDFSGDLHIIPNGTVQVVTNKSRGAMRALVKVFVAYEEDIERVSKILEVICEDIKSKNDSILDGPSILGITDLGESNISITIVAKTKPMEQWSVEREIRRMVKEAFRKENIKTPYPGRVIFGGKEE
- a CDS encoding DUF951 domain-containing protein, with product MILKYEVGDIITLKKGHPCGENKWEILRTGVDIKLRCLGCDRQIWIPRIDFEKRVRKILVDEKWISIIHHKEKDSKEE
- a CDS encoding hemolysin family protein, whose product is MGDESGAPITGQLLLILFLTLLNAFFAASEMAMVSVDKKKLLVQADEGNKKAKLLIDLLKEPSRFLSTIQVGITFAGFFSSASAAVGISDDFGMLLGRFGVPFAKDVAFISVTLILSYITLVFGELVPKRVALQNAEKFSMFAIKTVSIVSKMMSPFITFLSYSTNMIMRILGITTDGVEEKITLEEIRSMVEVGQEQGVINPSEREMIDNVIGFDDKLAEEIMTARTEVFMIDLEDPIEEYISEMLQLKYSRIPVYEGDVDDIVGILYIKDFLLEAYKVGFENLDIRKILRPAYFIPERKNINDLFMDLQNSKKHMAVLIDEYGGFSGIVTMEDLIEEIVGDIDDEYDHDEPDIRKIDDYNYYAKGVISIKELNSNLGTDLDEDSEDFDTLGGFLIDIMGYIPEDGEKEVVEYEDIEFHIEEINEKRIQVVHIILREEEVPPELEENLENK
- a CDS encoding PLP-dependent aminotransferase family protein: MALKYADRMNNIKASEIRELLKLTQKPEIISFAGGLPAPESFPVEEFIKVTKEVLEKSGTKALQYASTEGDPDLRKAITKRMAKVEVNVNPEDILVTSGSQQGLDFAAKIFINPGDIIICESPTYLGAINAFKAYEPKFIEVSTDKDGMDMDELEEALKNNNNVKFIYVIPDFQNPSGKTWSVERRVRLIELANKYDIAIIEDNPYGELRFEGKILPAVKHFDTEGRVAFLGTFSKILCPGLRLGWIAASPEMLNKFIMVKQGADLQSSTISQMEAAKFFELYDIEAHIQKIIDLYRVRRDLMMKTIEEEFPKEATATYPEGGLFTWVVLPEYMNARELALKALEQNVAYVPGGSFFPNGGNENTFRLNYSNMDEERIVEGIKRLGKVLKDALR
- a CDS encoding ATP-binding protein, with translation MEKKIFLSLVIIATVTAIITSVLLVILFYDYYNPTESIKVVFMSILPIITGLIVFILISLSLFSSVLTAKIIEPIKIAIHNIESILTEEEIKETKIYDELEPFLETIRNQKKEIESYIGKLKETEKIRREFTANVSHELKTPLTSINGFAEMIETGMTKGPDVIKSAAIIRKEGNRLLEIIDSIIKLSRLDEPSVKRELTYIDLFSIVEFICTNLQPSTKQNNISLSFTGEITTIKGNQRMIEDLVFILVDNAIKYNKLGGSVSVQISQDSKFGIIKVVDTGIGIPIDQQDRVFERFYRVDKSRSKKVNGTGLGLSIVKHTVEYHYGDLSLSSIEGEGTSIEVRLPK
- a CDS encoding response regulator transcription factor, with product MNVIYCVEDDESIRELVVYALKNNGFDSKGFESAEGLYNEIQTRLPDMILLDIMLPGDDGYKVLKNIRETSNTKDIPVIMLTAKNSEFDKIKGLDMGADDYISKPFGVMELVSRVKAVLRRSVKSEKIENQICVEELCIDVEKHIVLVNNVEVNLTFKEFELLHYLLKNLNIVLSRDSLMNAVWGTDFEGESRTVDVHIRTLRMKLGDAGRIIQTIRNVGYKIGG
- the phoU gene encoding phosphate signaling complex protein PhoU; amino-acid sequence: MRNRFDKELDLLNEELIEMGNIIESSIESAVTALIHQNVDLARRVVEGDKEVNDIEKSIERRCLKLLLQQQPVASDLRLISSALKMITDMERIGDQASDISEITIRLAGQKYIKELVHIPQMAEATIKMVKDSVDAYVKRDLELVEFVIKYDDVVDELFNVVKNELIGLIRESVEYGEQSVDLLMIAKYFERIGDHAQNIAEWVYYSITGDHYDSQEQ
- the pstB gene encoding phosphate ABC transporter ATP-binding protein PstB, with amino-acid sequence MAKFIVENLDLYYGSFQALKNININIEENVITAFIGPSGCGKSTFLKTLNRMNDLVEGCKITGKVLLDGKDIYNKNNGNNIDVNLLRKRVGMVFQKPNPFPMSIYDNIAFGPRTHGIKSKDKLDEIVEKSLRGGAIWDEVKDRLKKNALALSGGQQQRICIARALAVNPEVILLDEPTSALDPISTSKIEDLVVELKKDYTIVMVTHNMQQATRVSDKTAFFLTGEIIEYGNTDDIFSKPRDQRTEDYITGRFG